CCTGGATGAGGCCCACCGCGATCTGCGCCACCTCGACGGCGAGCAGGTACTGGGTGAACCGACGGACCGCCGGCCCGCCGTACCGGAAGGAGCCGATCACGAGCAGGAGCGTCAGCCCGAACGTGACGTAGGCCGGGATGGCGTGGACGTGCTGCAGGATGCCCGGGTCGAACCCGCTTCGCGGCGTCTTCGCGTCGCCCGCGTGCGGGCCGGAGCCGGTCGTGACGATCCCGACGAGGATCGTGACCGCGACGAAGACGGCCGTGATCCATGCCGCTGCGGCGTACCACCGCGGAACGGCGCGCATGCGCGGTCCGGGAACGGCGTACACGCGGACGAGGAAGGCGGCGGTGAGCACCACCAGCACGATGGAGGTGACGAAGTGCATCCCGACGACCCACCAGGTGAGGCCGGTCAGCACGGTGATCCCGCCCAGGATCGCCTGGAACGGGACGCCGAGGCCGGCGATGAGGGTGAGCAGGAACAGGTCGCGCCGCGTGCGGTAGAGCTTCACCACGGCGAGGAAGGCGACGATCGCGACGACGGCGAGCACGCCGCCCAGCAGCCGGTTGCCGAACTCGATGACGCCGTGGATGCCCATCTCGGGCGTGTTGACGAGGGAGTCGGCCGTGCACTTGGGCCAGGTCGGGCAGCCGAGCCCGCTGGAGGTGAGACGCACCGCGCCTCCGGTCGCGACGAGCAGGATCTGCGCTGCGAGGTAGATCCAGGCGACGACCCGGGTGCGCGCATCCACACGGTCGGGGAGCCAGTCGATAAAGCGCTTCATGGGTCTGTGTTGCTCCTGGTCGGATGCGGATACTCGGGCAATGCGCAGGCGCGCCTCTACTAATACCGCGCCGCACCTGTAGAATTGGTGGGTTCGAGGAACGCGCCCATGGTGCGCGTGCGCGCGGTCGGATTCTCCGTCCGTGGCCGGGGCATCGTGGCCCGTCTCCCTGGACAGTTTAGGTACGCATGTGTTGGTACGCAGCCACCGCCACCCGCACAATCACGACCCTCTGAACGCCACCGGCCTCGTGCCGTGTGTTCCGAGGGGAATGAGCCGGACTGATATCCGGTTACGAGTGGAAGGAAACGAGGTAGATATGTCAGACATCCTGATCGATCGGCCTGAGCTCGCCTCATTGGGGCAGTACGAGTTCGGCTGGGCGGATTCCGACGCTGCGGGCGCTTCCGCACGTCGTGGTCTCTCACCCCAGGTGGTGAAAGACATCTCCGCACTGAAGAACGAGCCCGAGTGGATGCTGCAGCGCCGCCTCAAGGCCCTGCAGTTGTTCGAGCGCAAGCCGATGCCGACCTGGGGCGCCGATCTGTCGGAGATCGATTTCGACAACATCAAGTACTTCGTCCGCTCCACTGAGAAGCAGGCGCAGAGCTGGGAAGACCTCCCCGAGGACATCCGCAACACGTACGAGAAGCTGGGCATCCCGGAGGCGGAGCGTCAGCGTCTCGTCGCCGGCGTCGCCGCGCAGTACGAGTCGGAGGTCGTCTACCACCAGATCCGCGAGGACCTGGAGCAGCAGGGCGTGATCTTCCTCGACACCGACACCGCGCTGCGCGAGCACCCCGAGATCTTCGAAGAGTACTTCGGCACCGTCATCCCCTCCGGCGACAACAAGTTCGCGGCGCTCAACACCGCGGTGTGGTCCGGCGGCTCGTTCGTCTACGTGCCGAAGGGCGTTCACGTCGAGATCCCGCTGCAGGCCTACTTCCGGATCAACACCGAGAACATGGGCCAGTTCGAGCGGACGCTGATCATCGCCGACGAGGGCAGCTACGTCCACTACATCGAGGGCTGCACGGCTCCGATCTACAAGTCCGACTCGCTGCACTCCGCGGTCGTCGAGATCATCGTGAAGAAGAACGCCCGCGTTCGCTACACGACCATCCAGAACTGGTCGAACAACGTCTACAACCTGGTCACCAAGCGGGCGACCGCGGCCGAGGGCGCGACCATGGAGTGGATCGACGGCAACATCGGCTCCAAGGTGACGATGAAGTACCCGTCGATCTACCTGATGGGGGAGCACGCCAAGGGCGAGACCCTGTCCGTCGCCTTCGCCGGTCCCGGTCAGCACCAGGACGCCGGCGCCAAGATGATCCACATGGCTCCGTACACGCAGTCGTCGATCGTCTCCAAGTCGATCGCCCGCGGCGGCGGCCGGGCCGGCTACCGCGGCGAGGTCCGCGTGGATGCTGCTGCGCACCACTCCGCCAACACCGTGCGGTGCGACGCGCTGCTGGTCGACACGATCTCGCGGTCGGACACCTATCCGGCCATCGACATCCGCGTCGACGATGTCCAGCTCGGCCACGAGGCGACCGTCTCGCGGGTGAGCGAGGAGCAGCTGTTCTATCTGATGTCCCGTGGGCTCCCGGAGGACGAGGCCATGGCTATGATCGTCCGCGGCTTCATCGAGCCGATCGCCCGCGAGCTGCCCATGGAATACGCACTCGAACTCAACAAGCTCATCGAGATGGGCATGGAAGGCTCTGTCGGATGACGCAGATCGAGACGACGACGACCGACCCGGCCGCCCCCGCCCCGAAGCACCTCCGCGCGCCCGTCCCCGTCCAGAGCCGTGCCGAGCGGTTCACCTCAACGGAGGTCTCCGACTTCCCGGCGGTGACCGGCCGCGAGGTGATGTGGAAGTACACCCCCGTCGCACGCATCGAGGAGCTCATCAGCGGTGAGCTCGACGGCGCGCCGTACGTGTACGACGTGACGACGGCTCCCGGCGTGACCACGGCGTGGGTCGGCCGCGAGGACGCCCGCATCGGCGTCGCCGGCACGCCGGAGGACCGCGCCTCCGCCAACGCGTGGACCGCGTTCGAGCAGGCGCTGGTCGTCAGCATCGCTGCCGACCTGAGCGGGGACCACCGCGAGGTGACCCTCACCCGCTCCGCCCTCGGTGGCGCGGCGCGAGCGGCGCACACCGTGGTCGAGGTGGCCCCGGGGGCCGCCGCGACGCTCATCCTGCAGAACCTCGGCTCGGCGCACCTGGCCGAGAACGTCGAGTTCCTCCTCGGTGCCGACTCCGACCTCACGGTGGTCTCGCTCCAGGAGTGGGATGACGACGCCCTCCATGTCGCCGCCCACTTCGCCGAGCTCGGCGACGGGGCGCGCATCAAGCACGTCGCCGTCACCCTCGGCGGCGGGGTCGTGCGGCTGAACCCGTCCGCCCACCTCGCCGGTGCGCGCTCGGACGCCGAACTGCTCGGAGCCTACTTCGCCGACGCGTCGCAGCACCTCGAGCAGCAGGTCTACGTGCACCACGACGGCCCGGAGACCCGCAGCCGGGTGACCTACAAGGGCGCGTTGCAGGGGCAGGGCGCTCGGACGGTCTGGATCGGCGACGTGCTGATCGGCCCGAAGGCCGTCGCAACCGACACCTACGAGCAGAACCGCAACCTCGTGCTCACCGACGGCGCCCGCGCCGACTCGGTGCCGAACCTCGAGATCGAGACCGGCGACATCGTCGGCGCCGGCCACGCCAGCGCGACCGGCCGGTTCGACGACGAGCAGCTCTTCTACCTGCAGTCGCGCGGCATCCCGGAGGAGGAGGCGCGCCGCCTGGTCGTGCGCGGATTCCTCGCCGAGATCGTGCAGCAGATCGGTTCGCCGGCGCTGCAGGAGCGCCTGCAGGCGAAGATCGAGGACGAGCTCCAGTCGTCGACGGTCACGGCCGCCGGGGCTGAGCACTGATGGCGGCGCAGCGCGTCGCAGGGGTCGCGGAGCTGGTGGAGAACCAGGCCACGCGTGTCGTGGTCGAGGGCGTCCCGATCGCGGTCGTCAAAGACTCCGCCGGCAGCATCCACGCCATCGGCGACACCTGCACGCACGGCGAGATCTCGCTGTCCGAAGGCTTCGTCGAGGACGAGACGCTCGAGTGCTGGGCGCACGGCTCCCAGTTCTCGCTCGTCACCGGCAAGCCCCTCAACCTCCCGGCCTACGAGCCGGTCCCCGTCTACAGCGTCGAGATCATCGACGGAGACGTCTACATCGACCCCAGCGTTCTGAAAGAGACCAAGTAACCATGTCAGTCCTCGAGATCCGCGACCTCCACGTCACCGTCGAGACGGACCAGGGCACCAAGCCCATCCTGAACG
This region of Leifsonia sp. fls2-241-R2A-40a genomic DNA includes:
- the sufD gene encoding Fe-S cluster assembly protein SufD, with product MTQIETTTTDPAAPAPKHLRAPVPVQSRAERFTSTEVSDFPAVTGREVMWKYTPVARIEELISGELDGAPYVYDVTTAPGVTTAWVGREDARIGVAGTPEDRASANAWTAFEQALVVSIAADLSGDHREVTLTRSALGGAARAAHTVVEVAPGAAATLILQNLGSAHLAENVEFLLGADSDLTVVSLQEWDDDALHVAAHFAELGDGARIKHVAVTLGGGVVRLNPSAHLAGARSDAELLGAYFADASQHLEQQVYVHHDGPETRSRVTYKGALQGQGARTVWIGDVLIGPKAVATDTYEQNRNLVLTDGARADSVPNLEIETGDIVGAGHASATGRFDDEQLFYLQSRGIPEEEARRLVVRGFLAEIVQQIGSPALQERLQAKIEDELQSSTVTAAGAEH
- the sufB gene encoding Fe-S cluster assembly protein SufB — encoded protein: MSDILIDRPELASLGQYEFGWADSDAAGASARRGLSPQVVKDISALKNEPEWMLQRRLKALQLFERKPMPTWGADLSEIDFDNIKYFVRSTEKQAQSWEDLPEDIRNTYEKLGIPEAERQRLVAGVAAQYESEVVYHQIREDLEQQGVIFLDTDTALREHPEIFEEYFGTVIPSGDNKFAALNTAVWSGGSFVYVPKGVHVEIPLQAYFRINTENMGQFERTLIIADEGSYVHYIEGCTAPIYKSDSLHSAVVEIIVKKNARVRYTTIQNWSNNVYNLVTKRATAAEGATMEWIDGNIGSKVTMKYPSIYLMGEHAKGETLSVAFAGPGQHQDAGAKMIHMAPYTQSSIVSKSIARGGGRAGYRGEVRVDAAAHHSANTVRCDALLVDTISRSDTYPAIDIRVDDVQLGHEATVSRVSEEQLFYLMSRGLPEDEAMAMIVRGFIEPIARELPMEYALELNKLIEMGMEGSVG
- a CDS encoding non-heme iron oxygenase ferredoxin subunit, with amino-acid sequence MAAQRVAGVAELVENQATRVVVEGVPIAVVKDSAGSIHAIGDTCTHGEISLSEGFVEDETLECWAHGSQFSLVTGKPLNLPAYEPVPVYSVEIIDGDVYIDPSVLKETK
- a CDS encoding COX15/CtaA family protein, which encodes MKRFIDWLPDRVDARTRVVAWIYLAAQILLVATGGAVRLTSSGLGCPTWPKCTADSLVNTPEMGIHGVIEFGNRLLGGVLAVVAIVAFLAVVKLYRTRRDLFLLTLIAGLGVPFQAILGGITVLTGLTWWVVGMHFVTSIVLVVLTAAFLVRVYAVPGPRMRAVPRWYAAAAWITAVFVAVTILVGIVTTGSGPHAGDAKTPRSGFDPGILQHVHAIPAYVTFGLTLLLVIGSFRYGGPAVRRFTQYLLAVEVAQIAVGLIQANTGLPGILVGIHMTLAALLAAAMTAVILSLTSPVSAIDADADSAAHVVAA